A region of Capra hircus breed San Clemente chromosome 11, ASM170441v1, whole genome shotgun sequence DNA encodes the following proteins:
- the IL36B gene encoding interleukin-36 beta, translating into MAHPMLQKYPSYHHIRDSWQMVWVVKGNSLIAVPSSNNVEPVILSLIACRDMEFHEEGKGTPHYMGIKDKNLCLYCTEIQGYPTLQLKEEDIMNLYSKPRGEKHFLFHRSDEGSTVVFQSVSYPGWFIATSSEAGQPVTLTKERGTAKSTNYYLEGGL; encoded by the exons ATGGCACACCCTATGT TGCAAAAATATCCCAGTTACCATCACATTCGTGATTCTTGGCAGATGGTGTGGGTCGTAAAAGGAAATTCGTTAATAGCAGTTCCTTCTAGCAACAACGTTGAACCTG tcattcttTCTTTGATAGCATGTAGAGACATGGAGTTCCATGAGGAAGGAAAAGGTACTCCACATTACATGGGAATCAAGGACAAAAATCTCTGTCTCTACTGCACAGAAATCCAGGGCTATCCCACTTTGCAGCTTAAG GAAGAAGATATCATGAATCTCTACAGTAAGCCCAGAGGAGAGAAGCACTTCCTCTTTCACCGCAGTGATGAAGGCTCCACCGTTGTCTTTCAGTCCGTCTCCTACCCTGGCTGGTTCATTGCGACCTCCTCTGAAGCAGGGCAGCCTGTTACCCTCACCAAGGAGAGGGGCACAGCCAAAAGCACGAATTACTACTTAGAGGGTGGACTCTAA